The sequence AGTTGTTATTACCCCCAAAACGCAccaatttaaatgattaatatcaaaaataaaaaaattgaatacattCGATACTgttgttaaaatatgtatataatatgataacatTTTCGCTTTCTTTTTTCAGGGAATCTAGACATCCAAGAGAGCGTTGCTGACCTACCTAGGCGACCTTGTGCGGTCGTTCCTTTGAAGTATTCAATAATGactattaaatcattattatggATAGATTAGATGAAAAATGGTCGTGCAGAGCTTAAATAAGGTTCTGTCTTTGAAATTGCCGTTTTATATCATACATTTGTGGATtcaacatttcatttattagaGTATATTAGTCATATTTTCGATGCACTTTTGCCAGTTAAATAGGTAATTAATACCTCTGCTATAGAACGGGGTCTGGAgtcatgaatttaaataatttaaaaatatatttaaattaagaatttttattcgaatataaGATATCGATTTTCATACTAGCCAGTATTATAAATTGGCAATTTCGTGATACGGACCTAATAAGTTATAACCGAGTAACTTGAAGAACGATTACGCTTATGCTCAAAACAGTAACTGAAGCTTAAATATTACTTGTTAAAACTATTTGTGCTTATGGTAATTTaactattatcaaatatatatattttagacaagacaataaaatataccgtgtctagtgcgagtttttttacttattcgatgaCTGCGAcgtgtatggaatgaaaacagtgCCATCTAGTGGCAATAATCGGAATTCCACTTTTGTATATTATCGAAAACTCTCGTTGCAATATGTCtatactttaattttgtaaaattaattattttcataaaaagtcGTATTATTAAGGTTATTATTAACCACTGAtcagattttgataaaatttcgtaTGAAGCTAACTTCAACCCCAAGAAAGGAATAagctacttttaatatatacgtTAAGAAACTAAGGGTTGTAAGGTTTATCGTATCGATAAATCTTTTCACATACCTACGTAGCATTTGtcaaactttttataatatataaaccgaCTAAATTTAAGATGACTATCATGACTGACTGACACTTAAGGTGATActggtatatttaattttgtatcaatttatatttcaatattttagttattgttTTGAGACCcatgtaaataaatagttcttaatatagtttaatatatttattgccatttaaatacacataaataagGTTGAAACATTGCTAATAACCCTTTAAGTATAcagacgaaataaaaaaaaattgttcatcCACTTTCAGATATCcaaaaaatttcattttcattttttttgttcCATCACACTATACTAATTgttcgtatttatatatacttcatCTCAGTACTGTATATTAATATGATGTAATACTACTAAAtgaagatattctaccgtaaaacagcaatacttggtattgttgtgttccggtttgtagggtgagtgagccagtgtaataacaggcacaagggacataatatcttagattccaaggttggtgtcgcattggcgatgtaagcaatgattaaaatttcttacaacgccaatgtatatgggcgttggtgaacactcgccatcaggtggcccaagtgctcgtccgcctacctatactataaaattaaaaataaaactgacaaTATTACACAGTAAGatgtgtaacaaaatatattatatattttattgtgatatacaaatacatttagAAAACATATTGTTATGATCATCAAACagatagaaaaataaagtatttattgaatattttacagATAGATAGTTCATTGTACTTAAAACATGaaggtataaataaaacttcaacTTTTTACTAACTTGGAGTTTTGTTTTACTTACAGTCTCTCTAACTTAAACTTACATTATAGAATATTGTagcaaaatatgttataataatggtattgttattaataattatagaattatcaaattatatcaCTGGGATTTTGTCAAATAACAATTATTCTCAATTTATTGTAATCATAACTCAAATGCAAtttcatttgtaaaaataaattacacaaaaatattttattataaaattaattattacaaatattgtttatattatttgtattttcccGAATCcggtttaatttaaaacattacggaaaatatatttctttgaactgtataaataaaataacacaaatatctTTTTCTAACATCGGATAATCttgtaattcaaattattattataaataaattcgattATGTTGGTCAACAagtcttttattgttttttttaatcactctGAATATTAATCCTTGACGGTTTCgctttttaaagttttacaataaacACAATAATTTCTACGGACAagttaaaagttaattattaagcTTGATTAAAACTTTTACGGACTTTTGCGGACACACAATATATGGGTAATTGTTATAACGCTTTTAAGCTTTAATTTCCCACAGGGTTcttttccttttgaggagaatcaTTGGAGCTTAATTTACCACGCTCTAATAATGCGGATTGTATGCTATAGGTATAGATAAAACTTCAACTGTTTACTTACTTAAAGTCTCTCTCTTAAGCGtatgagcctacttgaataaggaatatttagattttgacttatttatatttatatttttcaactgacattaatataatgttataagatAACTTAACGAATAAGAGCCATTTAAAGGTTCATAATcaattaacttataaaataaaaataagtgtacTATCATAATTTACAAGTAGTGAGTCCTGAACCTATACAACTCGCATAAGCAATAGCGTGAggaataaaattttgttcatAGTTTCCGCTGAACAGGTGAGACCAGGGGCCTTTCGCGAATACCGCTACGTCTTCCCCCCCATGTGTCTCTCGAGGTAACGGCACCAGGGATGGGTAAGTGTAATTTAAGTTATCTGAAAACCAACAATTACTTAATGTACTTTCAAGGTCCCACTGCAAAGGCATCCTAtcctttttgaaaatatttggaGTTCATTtcacgacgctgctccaatattGGTTGGTCTTacgtggcagatttttattCGTCACATGTAGGTTtgatcacgatgttttccatcaccgccgagcacgagatgatttataaacacaaattaagtacatgaaaattcagtggtgctatgggcacataaatataaatatttaatcaaaaagttAATTCAATTCTAACTATACAAGACAAATTAAGtatagaaaataatacattaatattacttttatataagaatGTTTTCTATTGTAtcgaattatatttgtttttgagaTCAAAATCATTCGAGGATGTATTTTGTATCCTATATTTCTGACACGCTTAACATCAAATggcttttgtttatatattacatatttaatattattatataagatctAGTACCTAGAactaatcttatatataaaattatgggcacattatatatatatatataatgtattatatatatatatatatatatatgctcgtccaccttcctattctataaaaatagaaaatatatatatatatattttctattatatatatattttctatttttatagaataggaaggtggacgagcatatgggccacctgatggtaagtggtcaccaaacgcccttagacattggcattgtaagaaatgtcaaccatcgcttatagccaatgcgccaccaaccttgggaactaagattttatgtcccttgtgcctgtaattacactggctcactcacccttcaaaccggaacacaacaatatcaagtattgctgttttgcggtagaatatctgatgagtgggtggtacctacccagacgagcttgcacaaagccctaccaccagtaaatatatgtcTTATATTGATACGATCACTAAAAATGTTGGTAAGTAACTAAGTAGGATACAATTTATGTCAAAGTTCTTGAAGCTGTGTCTAtagatactaaataaaaataactgactTGGGATGATAACAAGTCATCTTATATTTTTTCCAGTGGAAGGAATGGATTATAATCTTCAAAGAAAGTAACGGATTCAACGATTTACAAAAActgattacttaaatattaaaatctcaagcttctataataacatttatatattttttgcttaaaatttatttttacttactcATGTCATCCAACATCAGGTTATGTCTCTGGAAGTCTGCATGAGGCTTATAGCCGGGTCCGTTTGCGTAACTCAAAGTGCTGTACGGTAAGTTGTCGGACGCATTAGACTGAAATGTTCAATCGAAATTTTAGTCAGTTTTTGCTTGAGTTGCCGCGTTGTTGAGGattatgtttgaattttaatagcTAATTAGTCTGTTAATTGGATGGTGATGCTTAAGTTCATTGAATTTAGgtcatattttcatataatttatattgtgttaagatttttatgttttctagCAAAACTACAATGAAGTCTATAAAAACAGaatcttagaataaaaataaagtaattgtaacATACATAAAACAACATACGTAAAACATGTAAGCTAcgccttatataaaaaatatttgcaaagttATCATATCAATGACCATctatctgatgttaagtggttaaCGATGCCCCTATAAATTGGTACTGTAAGACATATAAGCCACCATTAACGTCGTTTTAACGCCGTCATGGAATCAAAGATGTTGTTTCTTGTTGATCTATTTACACTCTCACTCACGATCCATAGTCAAACGGTGACAGAATAACAGGTGAATTACGTAATTGATTACTGCACCCACCAAACAGGTTTGCTCAAAGtagtttcaatattaataatgataataataaatttatttattctctcccacacacaataatgtttacattttttttgaaatcttaataataaatacagatgtATGTAGGAGgcaggagcccaaactaggttgcccttTACTAAGAATCTCCTGACTTCCCCTCTTGGGTTaggttatttattgaattttatagtaaatagtaGAGACTTaagcttttacaatatattatctagtaataagtacttatgctaatagaaataaaaagataagaaAGAAGATAGAAATTATAATGgagatgataatatatatttcataaaaataaaataaatacctttgTATTTACCAGACCTAAGATGTCAGTTCCTCGTTTGCTGTATCCACTATAGGTCATGGTATGGCTGTGATCTGACGTCACCACTATCAGAGTGTTTTCAAGATTTACTATCCTTAATGCAGCCTCAACAGCCTTCGCCAGTTCCGCTGTTTCGTCTAAAGCTTTACGAGCTTTGGTCTCATGATGAGCTGTGTCTATTCTACCTCCTGAAATTAGTTTTacggtatttttaatataattttatgaaaataatttttatataaatttttcatatgtAATAAATCTGGATAGTTCTTTAATACTACGTACCCTGTTATTCATTATGTACGTACAAATAAAACCgcatttagaatttttaatcaaacatttaactgaaaaaacttacaagagtaaatataaactaataatttataactacaaCAAATGGCGTTAGTTCATATGAAATAGATATAGATCATCTGGAACTGGGTTAGATTTATGATCCATAGGTCAGTCATTGATAGAAATGACGATTttcaatcaaaaatcaaatataataaaacgtcaGAAAACTTACGTAAGTACGTAAGTTACAACATATGAGCtaaatttgacatgtttatgtgaaatagttatgagggggtcaaaagtggctACCGCGTATCTAgacttacatattatacaaaatatgtatatttataataaaagaactaAAGCCAATTGTTACAAACGATCTAATACCTAGAACCAATctttgattgattgaattttatatatttaaaaaaggtatacCTTCTACAAATAAGAAATATCCGTTCTGGTTATTCGATAGAATTTCTATTGCTTTATTGGTCATTTCGCTCAAAGTTGGATCATCTTCCTCCGCTTCAAGATGATAAGGCATATGGTCAGAGGAGAAAAGACCTAGCACGCTATTATATTTACTGTCTATGTTTTGGAGatcatgtttattatatacatattttggcCTATCTCCTTGACTTTCTTTTTTAAGAAGCCACTCTCTTATAAGGTTTCTTCCATCTTTTCTTATTCCAAAATAACCTTGAGCATCTTTTTCAGTTGTTGGGTAAAAATTTTTTCTACCTCCTCCTAACACGACCtgcaattaagtaaatattatcttCATATAGTGACTTGTACTTAAAAGGTGTTATGTACACACTCACAGAAAAACTTTGAAGAAGTTACATCGAAgttatcaatgtttttttaatgtatcagTATTTTTCATATTGACATATAGTAAAATAAGCGTAAGCCGTACTCGACTTAAtaggattatattttatattaaaaatggataaataagaatatattttatttactgatcTCTAAACTTAcgtatactaaattttattaactgcCATTAATGTTATGTGAGTTAATATTTCATCGTTTATACTGATATGCGTTTGGCGATAGTTGTTTTATGGTAACAAATTACGGAAATCTTACGTCAATGCTGCTGCCCACTCGACCCCTCACGAGCTGACTCGCTATGTCCTCGCAGCGAAGGCCATGTCTCGGCATGTCTACATCCGCTTCCCATTTCCTATCGGCTGAGTGAGCGTAGGCTGCAGCCGGAGTCGCGTGAGTTACTCGTGTGGTTGTGACTATACCTGGAAATGATGAAACGATagatgttttgatattttatacagGAAAAACTAATTGTGATCAAAATTTTCGGTATTAGAAACTAATAACTTGAATTGAATAAtaacttgatttgtataaatcaAAGTTGGCAGAATAcacttaagaaattatttttcacaGCAACCATGAATTTATGACGTACACTGTATTTGGTCTTTTATCGTTTGGGTACGACTTACAAGGTGAAATAgccttttacttttaatataatgtacacttataatgtacatatttatagtatatttatacatttggataaaatatatattaattttgattaagaTGCTTTATTCGCTAATCTTATTACTTTAACAAAAAGATTAGCGTTTTTGAACACAGgtccataattattaatttcacaatTTGGAATGtcaccatattattattatccctactaatattataaatactaaagtgACTTTGCTTGATATTTCTTTGTAAtactttcacatcttaactactaaTCAACCGATTTTCATGCAATTTCGCATATACGTTGTCTGAGATACAGAAAATAACATAGAGTACCTAAGACCTCACTCCTCTCACATGTAGGTGAAACTGCGGCCacgacccccccccccctccacAATTAAGTATACCTAAACCTACGATGGGTGCGACAATTGCCCAAGAGTTTAATCTGTGACCTTTACAACACATTTTCCGCAATTACCCGTAGATTTGCCAGCTCGTTGTGCCCAATCCATGAGTCCAGTGACTGAGTTAGTTGTGTCTCTTTGTCCTTCGCAATCTCCACGTTTCACAGCACCACTGAGACCAACAGTACCACTATTGGCTTTAACTCCTGTCAGATAAGCTGTTCCACTGCAAGCTGAATCCGCTACATTATTATCAACGCAATacgtctgaaataaaaaaaagtttaagtcGATGAAATAACGCTATTATTATGGTTTGATACTTTTTAGTTGTCAATAATATTAtggtaattgaaataaaatgaagcATTAAAATATTCTGGTCttgatgttatttaaatagGGCAACATGCATCCTTATTttcctttactggtggtagggctttgtgcaagctcgtctgggtaggtaccacccactcatcagatattctaccgcaaaacagcaatacttgatattgttgtgttccggtttgaagggtgagtgagccagtgtaattacaggcacaagggacataaaatcttagttcccaaggttggtggcgcattggatatgtaagcgatggttgacat comes from Nymphalis io chromosome 15, ilAglIoxx1.1, whole genome shotgun sequence and encodes:
- the LOC126773596 gene encoding membrane-bound alkaline phosphatase-like; translated protein: MSLFNIRSWTCVLVCIACTSGRSVHSSNSQTRSLLDEKNKDHWRIQAQWTLRSKIALPLNTNIAKNVIFFIGDGMSITTLAATRVYLGRKNGYLGEEVKLSFETFPFTGLAKTYCVDNNVADSACSGTAYLTGVKANSGTVGLSGAVKRGDCEGQRDTTNSVTGLMDWAQRAGKSTGIVTTTRVTHATPAAAYAHSADRKWEADVDMPRHGLRCEDIASQLVRGRVGSSIDVVLGGGRKNFYPTTEKDAQGYFGIRKDGRNLIREWLLKKESQGDRPKYVYNKHDLQNIDSKYNSVLGLFSSDHMPYHLEAEEDDPTLSEMTNKAIEILSNNQNGYFLFVEGGRIDTAHHETKARKALDETAELAKAVEAALRIVNLENTLIVVTSDHSHTMTYSGYSKRGTDILGLVNTKSNASDNLPYSTLSYANGPGYKPHADFQRHNLMLDDMNNLNYTYPSLVPLPRETHGGEDVAVFAKGPWSHLFSGNYEQNFIPHAIAYASCIGSGLTTCKL